The DNA window CGAGGGCGGCGAAGATGCGACGCTGCATGTCGCCCCGGTGGACGCGGATGCTGCCGGACCCCAGCTCCCACCCGTCCAGCACGAGGTCGTAGGCGAGGGAGCGGACGCGCAGCGGGTCCGACTCCAGCAGCGAAAGATCCTCCGGGTTCGGCATCGTGAACGGATGATGGGCGGCCTCGGGTCGGCCGTCGTCGCCGACCCCGTCGAACAGCGGGAAGTCGACGATCCACACGTAGCGGGCCGGGCCCTCCCCGACGGGCGGCCGACCGAGGTAGAGCCGGAGCTGTCCCATCACCGAGCATGCCGGATCATGCTCGTCGGCCACGGCCAGCACCAGGTCGCCGGGCTCGGCATCCGCGGCGGCGATGATGCCGGCCTCCTCCTTCGCGCTCAGAAACCGCGAGATCGGCGACTCGAGCACCGGGCCCGATCCGCCATCGGTACCAGGGACCACCCGGGCCCAGACCAGCCCCTTGGCCCCGAGCCCCTTGGCCCGGTCGACCAGGGCGTCGAGCCGCGACCGGCTGAGCCCGCCCTGGCCGGGCACCCGGAGCGCCTTCACCGACGGGGCCCGGAGCGCGTTGAGCTCGGTGTTGGCGAGCACGCCGGTGAGATCCACCAGCTCCATGCCAAAGCGCAGGTCCGGCTTGTCGGTACCGAACCGGTCCATGGACTCGGCCCACGCCATGCGCTCCATCGATGGCCGGGACCGACCGGTGGCCGCGTCGTCGGCTTCGAGGACGGCCTCGGACACGAACTCGATCACGTCGTCCTGACCCACGAACGAGGCCTCGAGGTCGAGCTGAGTGAACTCGAACTGCCGATCGGCCCGCAGGTCCTCGTCCCGCATGCAGCGTGCCAGCTGGTAGTAGCGGTCGAACCCACCGACCATGAGGAGCTGCTTGGCGATCTGGGGGCTCTGGGGGAGCACATAGAACGAGCCGGGCTGGCGGCGCGAAGGCACGGCGA is part of the Acidimicrobiales bacterium genome and encodes:
- the aspS gene encoding aspartate--tRNA ligase is translated as MSEPADSSGRPPGPAGSSGRPPGPAAVGMRSDYCGTLRASDAGRSVRLCGWVASRREHGEHLAFVDLRDHTGVVQCVVDHAHDLRSEYVVAVAGTVRLRPEGTVNPALSTGEVEVGDCQVEILATAEPPPFPVTDRIDADESLRLRYRYVDLRRDRMQANLRLRARVNAAIRAAMQRQGFTEVETPLLWTPTPEGSREFAVPSRRQPGSFYVLPQSPQIAKQLLMVGGFDRYYQLARCMRDEDLRADRQFEFTQLDLEASFVGQDDVIEFVSEAVLEADDAATGRSRPSMERMAWAESMDRFGTDKPDLRFGMELVDLTGVLANTELNALRAPSVKALRVPGQGGLSRSRLDALVDRAKGLGAKGLVWARVVPGTDGGSGPVLESPISRFLSAKEEAGIIAAADAEPGDLVLAVADEHDPACSVMGQLRLYLGRPPVGEGPARYVWIVDFPLFDGVGDDGRPEAAHHPFTMPNPEDLSLLESDPLRVRSLAYDLVLDGWELGSGSIRVHRGDMQRRIFAALGISDEQAESRFGFLLDAFRYGAPPHGGFAMGIDRFVAVLAGQENIREVIAYPKTQSGLDPMTGAPKPLDPGSLAELGIRVAPRKQ